In Deinococcus sp. QL22, the following are encoded in one genomic region:
- the accB gene encoding acetyl-CoA carboxylase biotin carboxyl carrier protein gives MNPEDLKRILDALSAADVREFSLKTGSFALDLKRGPQAMGGPAFAPSASAPTGPAAPQPAAFAPAPRSAPSGPAAPADVAPAASAPAATPAASEAPSAPAKAASTGTPVKAPIVGTYYASSSPDAAPFVKIGDTVSAGQVLCIIEAMKLMNEIEAETGGVVREILVKNSDPVEYGQTLFIIE, from the coding sequence ATGAACCCAGAAGACCTCAAACGAATCCTTGACGCCCTGAGCGCCGCCGATGTGCGCGAATTCAGCCTGAAGACCGGCAGCTTCGCCCTTGACCTCAAGCGCGGTCCACAGGCGATGGGCGGTCCCGCCTTTGCCCCCAGTGCCAGCGCACCCACCGGCCCCGCCGCGCCTCAGCCAGCAGCTTTTGCGCCTGCACCCAGAAGCGCGCCCAGTGGGCCTGCCGCGCCCGCTGACGTGGCTCCCGCCGCCTCTGCACCTGCCGCCACTCCAGCCGCGTCAGAAGCGCCCTCTGCCCCCGCCAAAGCCGCCAGCACCGGAACACCCGTGAAGGCTCCGATTGTGGGCACGTATTACGCCTCCAGCAGCCCCGACGCCGCGCCATTCGTGAAAATTGGCGACACCGTCAGCGCGGGCCAGGTGCTATGCATCATCGAAGCCATGAAGCTGATGAACGAGATTGAAGCCGAAACGGGCGGCGTGGTGCGCGAGATTCTGGTCAAGAACTCCGATCCGGTGGAATACGGCCAAACGCTGTTCATTATCGAATGA